In Arthrobacter sp. MN05-02, one genomic interval encodes:
- a CDS encoding hypothetical protein (possible pseudo due to frameshift), protein MTAARNSITSANAYWNAASAGRLSMTKVSEYRHKSAARITDSYGTIMATVTKELNWQYRPYESLVIFVPHADLNYNGSWGILGGGFTDSSTSGRVIMPYPSALTNNVVTHEFGHVLGLHHANSLACPGGRLDAPRTGSSWGDSGCWSSEYSDMSDMMGYAQVSSPMINAFLWEYGGFGSGSEIRNIGTPSDRKQYTLKPWSGTESQRALKFVDPKSKEVYYLELRVPLGYDRTAAVGGNQGVKITKQDVLGWAGNASVVLTPNSGLYGYSNRALTWKAGQTFVTHSGTRVEITSMSVPTNDPAAASAVVTITPPATAPSPAAAAISAVVASSSGLGEVRSGVVCDLTGGGCYQGFANGAVIWSSATGAVISLNGPLRSAWQAAGAEGGALGYPTAAQVCGIRDNGCYQSFQKGEVFWSKASGAAISKAGAIRTAYRAAGAENGALGFPLAAEVCGLKAGGCYQAFQNGEILWSSATGAQVSKASPIRTAYRAARAENGILGYPTSPEICGLKLDGCYQAYQNGEILSPRRSTSAGPAGSVTPTVPRAPRTAPSGSPPGRRPAASGTEGATSPSHRARSCGHPPPARRSPPTAPSAPPTARPAQRTASWATP, encoded by the coding sequence ATGACGGCGGCCCGCAACTCGATCACCAGCGCGAACGCGTACTGGAACGCAGCCTCCGCCGGACGCCTGTCGATGACGAAGGTGAGCGAGTACCGACACAAGTCGGCGGCGCGGATCACCGACTCCTACGGCACGATCATGGCGACCGTGACGAAGGAACTGAACTGGCAGTACCGGCCCTACGAGTCGCTCGTGATCTTCGTCCCCCATGCAGACCTCAACTACAACGGCTCCTGGGGCATCCTGGGCGGCGGCTTCACCGACAGCTCCACGAGCGGCCGCGTCATCATGCCCTACCCGTCGGCGCTCACCAACAACGTCGTGACCCACGAGTTCGGCCACGTCCTCGGCCTGCACCACGCCAACTCGCTCGCCTGCCCGGGCGGACGACTCGACGCGCCACGCACCGGATCGTCCTGGGGTGATTCGGGCTGCTGGTCGTCCGAGTACAGCGACATGTCCGACATGATGGGCTACGCCCAGGTCAGTTCCCCGATGATCAATGCCTTCCTCTGGGAGTACGGCGGCTTCGGGTCCGGTTCGGAGATCCGCAACATCGGGACGCCGTCGGACCGGAAGCAGTACACCCTGAAGCCGTGGAGCGGCACGGAATCGCAGCGGGCGCTGAAGTTCGTGGACCCGAAGAGCAAGGAGGTGTACTACCTCGAGCTTCGCGTACCCCTCGGTTACGACAGGACTGCTGCCGTGGGCGGCAACCAGGGCGTGAAGATCACGAAGCAGGACGTCCTCGGCTGGGCCGGCAACGCATCGGTGGTCCTCACCCCCAACAGCGGGCTGTACGGCTACTCGAACCGTGCCCTGACGTGGAAGGCGGGACAGACGTTCGTCACCCACTCGGGGACACGCGTGGAGATCACCTCGATGTCCGTTCCCACGAACGACCCGGCCGCTGCCAGCGCGGTCGTGACCATCACTCCCCCGGCGACAGCTCCGTCGCCGGCGGCGGCGGCTATCTCGGCGGTTGTTGCGTCCTCGTCCGGGCTCGGGGAGGTGCGCTCCGGTGTCGTGTGTGATCTGACCGGTGGAGGGTGCTACCAGGGGTTCGCCAATGGTGCGGTCATCTGGTCCAGTGCCACGGGTGCTGTCATCTCCCTGAACGGGCCGCTGCGCAGCGCGTGGCAGGCAGCCGGCGCTGAAGGCGGAGCCCTGGGCTACCCCACCGCAGCACAGGTCTGCGGGATCCGCGACAACGGGTGCTACCAGTCCTTCCAGAAGGGCGAGGTGTTCTGGTCCAAGGCCTCCGGAGCCGCGATCAGCAAGGCCGGCGCGATCCGCACCGCGTACCGTGCTGCCGGCGCCGAGAACGGAGCACTGGGCTTCCCCCTCGCCGCGGAGGTCTGCGGGCTCAAAGCCGGCGGCTGCTACCAGGCCTTCCAGAACGGAGAGATCCTGTGGTCCTCCGCCACGGGCGCCCAGGTCTCCAAGGCCAGCCCGATCCGCACCGCGTACCGTGCAGCACGCGCGGAGAACGGCATCCTCGGCTACCCCACCAGCCCGGAGATCTGCGGACTCAAGCTCGACGGGTGCTACCAGGCGTACCAGAACGGGGAGATCCTCTCCCCGCGACGGAGCACATCAGCAGGACCGGCGGGATCCGTAACGCCTACCGTGCCGCGGGCGCCGAGAACAGCGCCCTCGGGTTCCCCGCCGGGGAGGAGACCTGCGGCCTCCGGAACGGAGGGTGCTACCAGTCCTTCGCATCGGGCGAGATCATGTGGTCACCCGCCACCGGCGCGCAGATCACCGCCAACAGCCCCATCCGCACCGCCTACCGCAAGGCCGGCGCAGAGAACAGCCTCCTGGGCTACCCCGTGA
- a CDS encoding glucose-1-phosphate thymidylyltransferase → MRGIILAGGTGSRLHPITLGISKQLVPVYDKPMIYYPLSTLLLAGIRDILVITTPRDAVQFETLLGDGSWCGANITYATQPAPDGLAQAFIIGEEHIGNDDVALILGDNIFYGPGMGATLGRFAGIDGGAIFGYHVVDPRQYGVVEFDEDFRALSLEEKPSEPRSNYAVPGLYFYDNDVISIAKGLKPSARGELEITDVNRSYLDAGRLKVEVLPRGTAWLDTGTFDSLNDASTYVRTIEHRQGLKIGVPEEIAWRRGLLTDDELMVRAEKLLKSGYGQYLQDLVRREARVATPAP, encoded by the coding sequence ATGCGCGGAATTATTCTGGCCGGCGGGACCGGTTCGAGGCTCCATCCGATCACCCTGGGCATCAGCAAGCAGCTCGTACCGGTGTACGACAAGCCGATGATCTACTACCCGTTGTCGACACTGCTGCTGGCGGGCATCCGCGACATCCTGGTCATCACGACCCCGAGGGATGCCGTGCAGTTCGAGACCCTGCTGGGCGACGGGTCCTGGTGCGGGGCGAACATCACCTACGCGACGCAGCCGGCACCGGATGGGCTGGCGCAGGCCTTCATCATCGGCGAGGAGCACATCGGCAACGACGACGTCGCCCTGATCCTCGGCGACAACATCTTCTACGGACCGGGCATGGGCGCCACCCTGGGCCGCTTCGCGGGCATCGACGGCGGAGCGATCTTCGGCTACCACGTGGTCGACCCGCGCCAGTACGGCGTCGTCGAGTTCGACGAGGACTTCAGGGCCCTGTCGCTCGAGGAGAAGCCGTCCGAGCCGCGCAGCAACTACGCGGTGCCCGGCCTCTACTTCTACGACAACGACGTCATCTCCATCGCGAAGGGACTGAAGCCGTCCGCCCGCGGGGAACTGGAGATCACGGACGTCAACCGGAGCTACCTCGATGCGGGACGGCTCAAGGTCGAGGTCCTGCCGCGCGGCACGGCCTGGCTCGACACCGGTACGTTCGACTCCCTGAACGACGCGTCGACGTACGTGCGCACCATCGAGCACCGGCAGGGCCTGAAGATCGGGGTACCGGAGGAGATCGCCTGGCGACGGGGACTCCTGACCGACGACGAACTGATGGTCCGGGCGGAGAAACTCCTCAAGAGCGGCTACGGGCAGTACCTGCAGGATCTGGTCCGCCGCGAGGCCCGCGTGGCGACGCCCGCTCCCTAG
- a CDS encoding pilus assembly protein TadB yields MTPVSALAALCGLVFGAGLWLVLVRLPVMRAMTLTQRVAPQLRAVDVQSRLLTDPPGNVTPFGPLERILRPLLADAVSWSHRFNPASATLARRLAQAGRGQTTTDFRAQQLLWAAGGLAGSTVVMVLLAASGSADVPLAVIIVFGCAVLGFVGRDHVLSADIKRRETRMLAEFPSLAELMALAVSAGESTTGALERICRTATGELAGEFALVLAATRAGKPLVDALQEFSNRTRLAPLARFVDGITVAVQRGTPLADVLRAQAQDVRDLAKRELMESAGRKEIAMMVPLVFGVLPLTVLFAVYPGIALIHLGF; encoded by the coding sequence GTGACTCCCGTCAGCGCCCTTGCAGCACTCTGCGGACTCGTGTTCGGTGCGGGCCTATGGCTGGTCCTCGTGCGGCTTCCCGTCATGCGGGCGATGACCCTGACGCAACGCGTCGCGCCACAACTGCGCGCGGTCGATGTGCAGTCGCGCCTCCTGACGGACCCGCCGGGGAACGTGACACCCTTCGGGCCGCTCGAGCGCATCCTCCGTCCGCTGCTGGCGGACGCCGTGTCATGGTCCCACCGCTTCAACCCGGCGTCGGCAACACTCGCACGCCGCCTGGCGCAGGCGGGCCGCGGCCAGACGACGACGGACTTCCGCGCCCAGCAGCTCCTGTGGGCCGCGGGCGGGTTGGCAGGCTCCACGGTCGTCATGGTCCTCCTCGCCGCATCGGGGTCGGCCGATGTCCCGCTCGCCGTGATCATCGTCTTCGGCTGCGCCGTGCTGGGATTCGTCGGGAGGGACCATGTCCTGTCGGCCGATATCAAGCGGCGCGAGACACGCATGCTCGCCGAGTTCCCCAGTCTTGCCGAACTGATGGCACTCGCCGTCTCGGCAGGCGAGAGCACGACGGGTGCCCTCGAGCGGATCTGCAGGACGGCGACCGGGGAACTCGCCGGCGAGTTCGCCCTCGTCCTGGCCGCCACGCGGGCGGGGAAGCCACTCGTCGACGCCCTCCAGGAATTCTCCAACAGGACGCGACTGGCCCCTCTCGCGCGATTCGTCGACGGCATCACCGTGGCCGTGCAGCGGGGTACGCCGCTGGCGGACGTGCTGCGGGCCCAGGCCCAGGACGTCCGCGATCTCGCCAAACGCGAGCTGATGGAATCCGCGGGCAGGAAGGAGATCGCGATGATGGTCCCGCTGGTCTTCGGTGTGCTTCCACTGACCGTCCTCTTCGCCGTCTACCCGGGGATCGCGCTCATCCATCTCGGTTTCTGA
- a CDS encoding cell division protein FtsX has product MRLAFILSEIGSGIRRNLSMVTSVILVTFISLTFVGAAGLFQLQINQMKGYWYDRVQVTLYLCVDNSSETSCAAGPVTDDQREAIQAKLESEQFAPYVDTVTYESQEEALGHFRDQFANSPIVDSVTADQLPESYRVSLVDAEKYEVIDEAFSSEPGVDAVSDQRDFLEAIFRYMNWASVVALVIAGIMTFCAILLIATTIRLSAFSRRRETGIMRLVGASKAVIQLPFILEGVIAAVLGAVLASATLWGASKFVIDGWLVNTFPQTAFISSQQVLLLVPALIVLGAVLAGLSSLLTLRRYVKV; this is encoded by the coding sequence ATGAGGCTCGCCTTCATCCTGTCCGAGATCGGCTCGGGCATCCGCCGCAACCTGTCTATGGTCACCTCCGTGATCCTCGTGACCTTCATCTCGCTGACCTTCGTCGGCGCCGCCGGGCTGTTCCAGCTGCAGATCAACCAGATGAAGGGCTACTGGTACGACCGCGTCCAGGTCACCCTGTACCTCTGCGTCGACAACTCCTCGGAGACGAGCTGCGCCGCCGGACCCGTGACCGACGACCAGCGCGAGGCGATCCAGGCGAAGCTCGAATCCGAGCAGTTCGCTCCGTACGTCGACACCGTCACCTACGAGTCGCAGGAGGAGGCGCTCGGCCACTTCCGGGACCAGTTCGCGAACTCCCCGATCGTCGACTCGGTGACCGCCGACCAGCTGCCCGAGTCCTACCGGGTGAGCCTCGTCGACGCCGAGAAGTACGAGGTCATCGACGAGGCCTTCTCCTCCGAGCCCGGGGTGGACGCCGTCAGCGACCAGCGCGACTTCCTGGAGGCGATCTTCCGCTACATGAACTGGGCGTCCGTCGTCGCGCTCGTCATCGCCGGGATCATGACGTTCTGCGCGATCCTGCTGATCGCGACGACCATCCGGCTCTCGGCCTTCAGCCGCCGCCGCGAGACCGGCATCATGCGCCTCGTGGGTGCGTCGAAGGCCGTCATCCAGCTGCCGTTCATCCTGGAAGGCGTGATCGCCGCCGTTCTCGGCGCGGTCCTCGCGTCGGCGACGCTCTGGGGAGCGTCGAAGTTCGTGATCGACGGCTGGCTCGTGAACACCTTCCCGCAGACGGCGTTCATCTCGTCCCAGCAGGTACTGCTCCTGGTTCCCGCACTCATCGTGCTCGGCGCCGTCCTCGCAGGGCTCTCATCCCTGCTCACCCTCCGACGATACGTGAAGGTCTAG
- a CDS encoding pilus assembly protein CpaF, whose translation MDAVHVVEGEVRELIRRRGLDPSRQIDEVQLLVDDAVADYEERAVRGFLPPLGRLDAARKQIYDAVAGFGALQPLLDDPTVEEIWINAPSEVYLARNGESELTALSLSGQQVRDLVEKMLKSSGRRLDLSSPFVDASLPDGSRLHVVIPDVTRKHWSVNIRKFIARASRLEHLVDLGTLSPQASRFLGAAVASGLNILVSGATQAGKTTMLNCLGASIGPRERVITVEEIFELRLPLRDVVGLQCRQPNLEGHGEIPLRRLVKEALRMRPDRLVVGEVREAECLDMLIALNSGLPGMCSVHANSAHDAVTKICTLPLLAGENISSSFVVPTVASCIDLVVHCARLTDGRRRVTEIMALGRRVENGVIESSHVFRRVDGTLELTASGMPAEEKFAAAGVDVSSLLGTRA comes from the coding sequence ATGGATGCTGTGCACGTGGTCGAGGGTGAGGTGCGGGAGCTCATCCGGAGGCGCGGGCTGGACCCCTCCCGCCAGATCGACGAGGTGCAGCTCCTGGTCGACGATGCCGTCGCCGACTACGAGGAACGCGCGGTCCGCGGTTTCCTTCCACCCCTGGGCCGGCTCGATGCAGCCCGCAAGCAGATCTACGACGCCGTCGCGGGGTTCGGCGCGCTGCAGCCTCTCCTGGACGATCCCACGGTCGAGGAGATCTGGATCAACGCGCCGTCGGAGGTGTATCTCGCACGGAACGGGGAATCCGAACTCACGGCGCTGTCACTGAGCGGGCAGCAGGTGCGGGACCTCGTCGAGAAGATGCTGAAGTCGAGCGGCCGTCGCCTGGACCTGTCCTCGCCCTTCGTGGACGCCTCCCTTCCCGACGGGTCCCGGTTGCATGTCGTGATCCCCGACGTGACCCGCAAGCACTGGTCCGTGAACATCCGGAAGTTCATCGCCCGGGCATCCAGACTGGAGCACCTGGTGGACTTGGGCACACTGTCCCCACAGGCGTCGCGGTTCCTCGGAGCGGCCGTCGCGAGCGGCCTCAACATCCTGGTCTCCGGGGCGACGCAGGCAGGGAAGACGACGATGCTGAACTGCCTCGGTGCGTCGATCGGTCCCCGGGAGAGGGTCATCACGGTCGAGGAGATCTTCGAGCTGCGACTGCCGCTGCGCGACGTGGTCGGCCTGCAATGCCGGCAGCCCAATCTCGAGGGTCACGGGGAGATCCCCTTGCGCCGCCTCGTGAAAGAGGCGCTCAGGATGCGGCCGGACCGCCTGGTCGTCGGGGAGGTCCGTGAGGCCGAGTGCCTGGACATGCTGATCGCGCTGAACAGCGGCCTGCCGGGGATGTGCAGCGTCCACGCCAATAGCGCCCATGATGCCGTCACGAAGATCTGCACGCTGCCGCTCCTCGCCGGTGAGAACATCTCGAGCAGCTTCGTGGTGCCGACCGTGGCCTCCTGCATCGATCTCGTGGTGCACTGCGCGCGTCTGACGGATGGCCGCCGCCGGGTCACGGAGATTATGGCCCTGGGGCGACGCGTCGAGAACGGTGTCATCGAGTCCTCCCATGTCTTTCGGCGGGTCGACGGCACTCTGGAACTGACGGCCAGCGGGATGCCGGCGGAGGAGAAATTCGCCGCCGCGGGAGTAGATGTGTCGTCACTGCTCGGAACGCGCGCATGA
- a CDS encoding cell division ATP-binding protein FtsE — MIRFDNVTKNYDSRSQPALDAVSLDIDRGEFVFLVGASGSGKSTFIRLVLKEDRASRGAVYVAGQNVANIPSWRVPRLRRGIGVVFQDFRLLPNKTVFANVAFAMQVIGRSRAVIRETVPDVLATVGLEGKNNRMPHELSGGEQQRVAIARAIVNRPGILLADEPTGNLDPTTSMGIMKVLDRINQNGTTVVMATHDDDIVNTMRKRVVELRNGSVVRDDAQGIYVGETGVLTG, encoded by the coding sequence ATGATCAGATTCGACAACGTCACGAAGAACTACGACTCCAGGTCGCAGCCCGCCCTCGATGCCGTCTCCCTCGACATCGACCGCGGCGAGTTCGTCTTCCTCGTGGGCGCTTCGGGCTCCGGCAAGTCGACCTTCATCCGCCTCGTCCTCAAGGAGGACCGGGCGTCGAGGGGTGCCGTCTACGTGGCCGGCCAGAATGTCGCCAACATCCCGTCGTGGCGCGTACCAAGGCTGCGCCGCGGCATCGGTGTGGTCTTCCAGGACTTCCGCCTGCTCCCCAACAAGACGGTGTTCGCCAACGTCGCCTTCGCGATGCAGGTCATCGGCAGGAGCCGCGCCGTCATCCGCGAGACCGTACCCGACGTCCTCGCGACCGTCGGCCTCGAGGGCAAGAACAACCGCATGCCCCATGAACTCTCCGGTGGTGAGCAGCAGCGCGTCGCGATTGCGCGGGCGATCGTCAACCGTCCCGGCATCCTGCTGGCGGACGAGCCCACCGGCAACCTGGATCCCACGACCTCGATGGGCATCATGAAGGTCCTCGACAGGATCAACCAGAACGGCACCACCGTGGTCATGGCCACGCACGACGACGACATCGTCAACACGATGCGCAAGCGCGTCGTCGAACTCCGCAACGGCTCCGTGGTGCGCGACGACGCCCAGGGCATCTACGTGGGCGAGACCGGGGTACTGACCGGATGA
- the smpB gene encoding SsrA-binding protein — MPKESGRKVVASNRKAFHDYAVLDTYEAGIALMGTEVKSLRQGRASLVDGFAIFYGDELWLEGIHISEYSQGSWTNHAARRRRKLLLHREELTKISQKIRESGFTLVPLQLYFLNGRAKVEIAVARGKRDYDKRQTLREKQDNREALRAMREKNLGA, encoded by the coding sequence GTGCCGAAGGAAAGTGGCCGGAAAGTGGTGGCCAGCAATCGGAAGGCCTTCCACGACTACGCCGTGCTCGACACCTACGAGGCCGGCATCGCACTCATGGGCACCGAGGTGAAGTCGCTGCGCCAGGGGCGCGCCTCCCTGGTGGACGGCTTCGCGATCTTCTACGGCGACGAGCTCTGGCTCGAGGGCATCCACATCTCCGAGTACTCGCAGGGCAGCTGGACCAACCACGCCGCGCGCAGGAGGAGGAAGCTGCTCCTGCACCGCGAGGAACTCACGAAGATCTCGCAGAAGATCCGCGAGTCCGGCTTCACCCTGGTCCCCCTGCAGCTGTACTTCCTGAACGGCAGGGCCAAGGTCGAGATCGCGGTGGCACGTGGCAAGCGTGACTACGACAAGCGCCAGACCCTGCGCGAGAAGCAGGACAACCGCGAGGCGCTGCGTGCCATGCGCGAGAAGAACCTGGGCGCGTGA
- the prfB gene encoding peptide chain release factor 2 produces MATTDFPAEIRALRAKYQSIEQVSDVEGIRKDIEELSEEAGAPDLWDDPAAAQKVTSKLSHRQSALERLETLEGRIDDLEVLVELAQDESDEDTLAEAEKELVSLSRSLDQLEIVTLLAGEWDEREAVVTIRSGAGGVDAADFAEMLLRMYLRWAERHGYPTSVLDTSYAEEAGLKSATFEVKAPYAFGTLSVEAGTHRLVRISPFDNQGRRQTSFAAVEVIPLIEQTDVIEVPDNEIRVDVFRSSGPGGQSVNTTDSAVRLTHLPTGTVVSMQNEKSQIQNRAAAMRVLQSRLLLLKKEQEDAEKKAFAGDVKASWGDQMRSYVLNPYQMVKDLRTNHEVGNTSAVFDGEIDDFIDAGIRWRTNNRNEA; encoded by the coding sequence ATGGCAACCACTGATTTCCCCGCAGAGATCCGCGCCCTCCGCGCGAAGTACCAGTCCATCGAGCAGGTCTCCGACGTCGAGGGGATCCGCAAGGACATCGAGGAACTGAGCGAGGAAGCCGGTGCGCCGGACCTCTGGGACGACCCGGCGGCGGCGCAGAAGGTGACGTCCAAGCTGTCCCACCGCCAGTCCGCCCTCGAGCGCCTCGAGACCCTGGAAGGCCGCATCGACGACCTCGAGGTCCTCGTGGAACTGGCACAGGACGAGAGCGACGAGGACACCCTCGCCGAAGCCGAGAAGGAACTCGTGTCGCTGAGCAGGTCGCTCGACCAGCTGGAGATCGTGACGCTCCTCGCCGGCGAGTGGGACGAGCGCGAAGCCGTCGTCACCATCCGTTCCGGAGCCGGCGGAGTGGATGCGGCAGACTTCGCCGAGATGCTCCTGCGCATGTACCTGCGCTGGGCCGAGCGCCACGGCTACCCGACCTCGGTGCTCGACACGTCCTACGCCGAGGAGGCCGGACTGAAGTCGGCGACGTTCGAGGTCAAGGCCCCCTACGCGTTCGGCACGCTGTCGGTCGAGGCCGGGACGCACCGCCTCGTCCGCATCAGCCCCTTCGACAACCAGGGCCGCCGGCAGACGTCCTTCGCCGCCGTCGAGGTCATCCCGCTGATCGAGCAGACGGACGTCATCGAGGTCCCGGACAACGAGATCCGTGTCGACGTGTTCCGCTCCTCCGGGCCGGGCGGCCAGTCCGTCAACACCACGGACTCCGCGGTACGCCTGACCCACCTGCCCACGGGCACCGTGGTGTCGATGCAGAACGAGAAGTCGCAGATCCAGAACCGGGCCGCCGCCATGCGCGTGCTGCAGTCCCGGCTCCTGCTGCTCAAGAAGGAGCAGGAGGACGCGGAGAAGAAGGCGTTCGCGGGCGACGTGAAGGCGTCCTGGGGCGACCAGATGCGCTCCTACGTCCTCAACCCGTACCAGATGGTCAAGGACCTGCGCACCAACCACGAAGTGGGCAACACCTCGGCGGTGTTCGACGGCGAGATCGACGACTTCATCGACGCCGGGATCCGCTGGCGGACGAACAACCGCAACGAAGCCTGA
- a CDS encoding type II secretion system protein F, giving the protein MSTALGVALGAGLFLVWWSCWERPVEVRSASVRRRLLDELLLRAGVERVSSSGLIASCAAVGVVVLLLGFVLTGSAPIALCFALFGGFLPFSIVRWRAAKRTASLRELWPDVVDHLRSAIRAGLSLPEALIQLGEKGPLELRPAFRAFGADYRAGGRFDDALNRLKERLADPVADRIVEALRMTREVGGSDLGRLLGTLSEFLRDAARTRSELEARQSWTVNAARLAVAAPWFVLLLLSTRPEAVRAYNSAGGAVVLLGGLVISVVCYRIMLRIGALPEDQRVLR; this is encoded by the coding sequence ATGAGTACGGCGCTGGGGGTCGCCCTCGGTGCAGGGCTCTTCCTCGTCTGGTGGTCCTGCTGGGAACGGCCGGTCGAGGTTCGGTCGGCATCTGTCCGGCGACGGCTGCTCGACGAACTCCTCCTGCGAGCCGGTGTCGAGCGGGTTTCCTCCTCCGGCCTGATCGCGTCGTGCGCGGCGGTGGGTGTCGTCGTCCTGCTGCTCGGCTTCGTCCTGACGGGATCCGCACCGATCGCCCTGTGCTTCGCCCTCTTCGGCGGGTTCCTGCCGTTCTCGATCGTCCGGTGGCGGGCCGCGAAGCGCACCGCGTCACTGCGCGAGTTGTGGCCGGACGTGGTGGACCACCTCCGGTCCGCGATCCGCGCCGGGCTGTCGCTCCCGGAGGCGCTCATCCAGCTCGGCGAGAAGGGTCCGCTCGAGCTGCGGCCGGCGTTCCGGGCTTTCGGTGCGGACTACCGGGCAGGCGGGCGGTTCGACGACGCGCTCAACCGGCTCAAGGAGCGGTTGGCGGATCCGGTCGCGGACCGCATCGTCGAGGCGCTGCGGATGACGCGGGAGGTCGGCGGATCGGACCTCGGCCGGTTGCTCGGCACCCTCTCCGAATTCCTGCGGGATGCCGCGCGGACGCGCAGCGAGCTCGAGGCCCGGCAGTCGTGGACCGTCAACGCGGCCCGCCTCGCTGTCGCCGCTCCCTGGTTCGTCCTCCTGCTCCTGTCGACCAGGCCGGAGGCCGTCCGGGCGTACAACTCCGCAGGCGGCGCGGTGGTCCTGCTCGGCGGACTCGTGATCTCCGTCGTCTGCTACCGCATCATGCTGCGGATCGGCGCCCTTCCCGAGGATCAGCGGGTCCTCCGGTGA